TAACAGAGAAAAGGGTTTATTTTATAGGGGCTGCGATCGGAATTATGTCGATAAATTTTCCGGATTTGGGCGTTATATAATCAAAATTCATTATCTCATGCCGCGCGTCTGAAATCGCGGGCATCGCATCCCTAAAAAACAAAAAAAATCATGGCGGGAACCTTTATCTCCGCTCCTTCGTATAAAGAGACGAAATGGATGAACGAGGCGAGGCGCAGGGTATGGAAGAATGGGTCGAACAGTGCCGCAACGGCCAGGCGAGCGTTTACGCCAAGGTCGTCAAGGCGCTGCAACCGAAAGTGCTGGGATTTCTCTACCGCATGACCCAAAACCGCGAACTGGCGGAAGATATCGGTCAGGAAGCATTTTTACGCGCTTTCCGGCTTTTGGATCGATACGATCGGAAGAAGGCCGCCTTCTCCACCTGGTTGTTTACGCTGGCTCGAAACCTGTGCCTCGATGAGTTGCGTAAAAGCCGAATTCGTTCGGTCAGCCTGGAGGAGGCGGCCGCAATTCCAGCGGAATCGGAATCGAATCCGCATCGCGCCGTCCAGGAAAGGGAATGGGAGCAACGCATCGCCGAAGCAGTCGGACGATTGGAACCGGAATACCGGGAAGTCTTCGTCCTGCGGGAATATCAGAATCTGCCGCTTGAAGAGATTGTTCAAATCACCGGTTTTCCGTTGGGAACGATCAAATCCCGGCTGCATCGGTCGCGTCTGCGGCTGCAAGAAATCCTGGCGCCGATGATGAACGACTTGTAAAAACGGGACTGGGTGACAAGGAGCTGGGAGACTGGGAGACTATGTCCCCAAGTCTCAAAGTCCCAAAGTCTCACAGTCTCAAAAAAAAGGGGCGAATCATGGACGAATTATGCCGTCGATACCAAGAAAACTGCGGAGACGCCGATATGCCGGAGGAACTGGCCAACCACGGCGCGTCGTGCGAAAAATGCCTGGCGTTTTGTCAGCGGCAAGAAGCATTGGCTAAGGTCTTGCCGTCGTGGAAAACGCCCGCCTTTTCCGAAGATTTCACCCTCGGCGTCATGTCGCGTCTGGCGGAGGAGCGCGCGCCGCGCCGCGTTCGCGATTGGCTGCGCGGTTTATTTTCGGCCCGGTTAACGGCGCCGGTTCCCGCCGTCGCTCTCGCCAGCCTTCTGCTCGTCGCATCTTTGGGATTAAACCTGTTCTTCTGGACTAAT
The Candidatus Omnitrophota bacterium DNA segment above includes these coding regions:
- a CDS encoding sigma-70 family RNA polymerase sigma factor; protein product: MDERGEAQGMEEWVEQCRNGQASVYAKVVKALQPKVLGFLYRMTQNRELAEDIGQEAFLRAFRLLDRYDRKKAAFSTWLFTLARNLCLDELRKSRIRSVSLEEAAAIPAESESNPHRAVQEREWEQRIAEAVGRLEPEYREVFVLREYQNLPLEEIVQITGFPLGTIKSRLHRSRLRLQEILAPMMNDL